A window of Macrotis lagotis isolate mMagLag1 chromosome X, bilby.v1.9.chrom.fasta, whole genome shotgun sequence contains these coding sequences:
- the POU3F4 gene encoding POU domain, class 3, transcription factor 4: MATAASNPYSLLNSSSLVHADSAGMQQGSPFRNPPKLLQSDYLQGVPSNGHPLGHHWVTSLSDGGPWASSLAGSPLEQQDVKPGREDLQLGAIIHHRSPHVPHHSPHANHPNAWGASPAPTSSLPSGGQPLNVYSQAGFTVSGMLEHGGLTPPPPTGPSQGLHPVLRDGAEHAELAAHHCQDHSDEETPTSDELEQFAKQFKQRRIKLGFTQADVGLALGTLYGNVFSQTTICRFEALQLSFKNMCKLKPLLNKWLEEADSSTGSPTSIDKIAAQGRKRKKRTSIEVSVKGVLETHFLKCPKPAAQEISSLADSLQLEKEVVRVWFCNRRQKEKRMTPPGEQPPGGAPPPGPPPPPPGPPPPPGPPPHEVYGHAVKPDAARHDL; encoded by the exons ATGGCCACGGCCGCCTCCAATCCCTACAGCCTCCTCAATTCCAGCTCCTTGGTCCATGCGGACTCCGCGGGCATGCAGCAGGGGAGCCCTTTCCGCAACCCGCCCAAACTTCTCCAGAGTGACTACTTGCAGGGAGTTCCCAGCAATGGGCACCCCCTGGGCCACCACTGGGTGACCAGCCTCAGTGACGGCGGCCCCTGGGCGTCCAGCCTGGCCGGCAGCCCTCTGGAGCAGCAGGACGTGAAGCCGGGCCGGGAGGATCTGCAGCTCGGCGCCATCATCCACCACAGGTCGCCCCACGTCCCCCACCACTCCCCTCACGCCAACCACCCCAACGCCTGGGGGGCCAGTCCGGCTCCCACCTCGTCGCTGCCGTCCGGGGGGCAGCCCCTCAACGTCTACTCGCAGGCCGGCTTCACGGTCAGCGGCATGCTGGAGCACGGGGGGCTGA cgccgccgccccccacGGGCCCGAGCCAGGGGCTGCACCCGGTGCTGCGGGACGGCGCGGAGCACGCGGAGCTGGCGGCCCACCACTGCCAGGACCACTCGGACGAAGAGACCCCGACGTCGGACGAGCTGGAGCAGTTCGCCAAGCAGTTCAAACAAAGGCGCATCAAGTTGGGCTTCACGCAGGCCGACGTGGGCCTGGCGCTGGGCACCCTGTACGGCAACGTCTTCTCGCAGACCACCATCTGCAGGTTCGAGGCCCTGCAGCTGAGCTTCAAGAACATGTGCAAGCTGAAGCCGCTGCTGAACAAGTGGCTGGAGGAGGCCGACTCGTCCACCGGCAGCCCCACCAGCATCGACAAGATCGCGGCGCAGGGCCGCAAGCGCAAGAAGCGCACCTCCATCGAGGTGAGTGTCAAAGGGGTCCTGGAGACGCACTTCCTCAAGTGCCCCAAGCCGGCGGCCCAAGAGATCTCCTCCCTGGCCGACAGCCTGCAGCTGGAGAAGGAGGTGGTGCGGGTCTGGTTCTGCAACCGGCGGCAGAAGGAGAAGCGCATGACCCCGCCCGGGGAGCAGCCCCCCGGGGGCGCCCCGCCgcccgggccgccgccgccgccgcccgggcccccgccgccgcccgggCCCCCGCCGCACGAAGTCTACGGCCACGCGGTGAAGCCGGACGCGGCGCGCCACGACCTGTGA